A section of the Dehalobacter sp. DCM genome encodes:
- a CDS encoding peptidase S41: MKQLKLVLLLIVVLMISLAGCSSIPSTKPYLAQDRDTRWLNDITYLEKTLPKVHKDLYFHLPEQAFQQQLAELKKKVPAYTDEQIAIALSVIVAGVGDTHTGSSIGSEYRYPLELHWFAEGIYITGTSKEYAKLLDARIITLNGKKIEEAANTLKPILAGANESWFKTQVIYYLPMPGVLKYFGLSTSDEIELGVELKDGQTQTVQMKPISYKDYVAAEQPAGPVPLYRSHPDENYWYEYLKDEKTVYLNYSSCSEMRDKPFEIFDKEFWDFVQSHEVNKLVIDLRQNRGGISTILDPLIKEVKKSSFNQQGKLYVIIGKDTFSSAVLNAVRFKKDTKAYFVGEATGGEPNHYGEVKQFKLPNSEITIRYSTKYFHWLDEDVDTLKPDQVIEESFAAYQAGTDPAMEWIATKGT, encoded by the coding sequence ATGAAACAGCTTAAGCTTGTTCTTTTGTTGATCGTGGTGCTGATGATTTCGCTGGCAGGCTGCAGCAGTATCCCTTCAACCAAGCCTTACCTGGCCCAGGACAGGGACACCCGCTGGCTGAACGACATTACCTATCTGGAAAAAACCCTGCCCAAAGTCCATAAGGATTTGTATTTTCATCTCCCCGAGCAAGCGTTCCAGCAACAGCTGGCGGAACTGAAAAAGAAGGTTCCCGCTTATACGGACGAACAGATCGCGATTGCCTTAAGCGTCATTGTGGCCGGTGTCGGCGATACCCATACCGGATCCAGCATCGGTTCGGAATACCGGTATCCGCTGGAGCTTCATTGGTTTGCCGAAGGCATCTATATTACAGGTACCAGCAAAGAATATGCGAAACTGCTGGATGCTCGGATCATCACCCTGAACGGCAAGAAAATCGAAGAAGCGGCTAATACGCTGAAGCCTATTCTGGCGGGGGCCAATGAAAGCTGGTTTAAGACCCAGGTTATCTATTATCTGCCGATGCCGGGGGTTTTGAAATATTTCGGCTTAAGCACATCGGATGAGATCGAACTGGGTGTGGAGCTGAAAGACGGTCAAACACAGACGGTGCAAATGAAACCGATAAGCTATAAAGATTATGTGGCGGCCGAACAGCCGGCAGGACCTGTCCCGCTGTACCGGAGCCATCCGGACGAAAATTACTGGTACGAATATTTAAAGGATGAGAAAACCGTTTATCTCAATTACAGCAGCTGCAGTGAAATGCGCGACAAACCTTTTGAAATATTCGACAAGGAATTCTGGGATTTTGTCCAAAGCCATGAGGTCAATAAGCTGGTTATTGATCTGAGGCAAAATCGTGGCGGGATCTCCACCATTCTCGATCCTTTGATCAAAGAAGTGAAAAAAAGCAGCTTCAACCAACAAGGCAAGCTGTATGTGATCATCGGTAAGGATACCTTCTCTTCGGCCGTTCTCAATGCGGTCCGTTTCAAGAAAGATACCAAGGCTTATTTTGTGGGAGAAGCTACCGGCGGCGAACCCAATCACTACGGAGAGGTTAAACAATTCAAGCTGCCGAACAGTGAAATAACCATCCGCTATTCGACCAAGTATTTTCATTGGCTGGATGAGGATGTGGATACCTTGAAACCGGATCAGGTGATCGAAGAATCCTTTGCCGCGTATCAGGCGGGGACGGATCCGGCAATGGAATGGATAGCAACCAAGGGGACATAA
- a CDS encoding FtsX-like permease family protein, whose protein sequence is MNAFKISWLLFKNNLKLYRFYLAVLILTTAIYYNFLAVNYNPYLRVLDGQYVFAKVASSLCSIILLLTVFSFMFHANNFFYKLRYKEIGTYMLMGIPGSKIGTVFALESILLGGMAVIIGLPLGLLFSKLFFMLLGKAMILKTQIPFYIPPKAIGALLLILAVIILLMGVKNYLMVRRSRLIDILNAARKEQNLPKIRGLRGIVGVVCIAVAYYLALHILDLPFGLQLDFFQTTLSILLLICGGTYLFFGSFLAIVLNALIKKKEVIYKRSRLVSFSNTLFRLGTHYRSLSMTAILCAATLAAFSGSLALKYFADVNTAVEAPYSITYYGQDEATNQKIKALIQTSPHRVLAEQESHFLTGKVSYHNGKRELTETCLITSLSEVKKSLMITRPKDYQQILKGIELRDNETVSILHSNLVFSGFSYTGQDFVIQDRHYNLKKEVKIPFVGELEGIGHYNTYILTDQQYAQLKENSKEKDTEKTLYGINITEPEDSQSLVENIAAVMKNPGENLNSYAGQYQYKYYLIGAFYFMGLVMAVVFAISTFSTLYFKILSDAILDREQYKILMKIGMTKQEIAKSIYTQVGIAFILPVVLGSLHGIMAIKALEGFIHYQFTGSILTGVGVLLLAMMCFYLFMSKRYRDMVVKGWENHETA, encoded by the coding sequence ATGAACGCCTTTAAAATCTCCTGGCTGCTCTTTAAGAACAACCTGAAACTCTACCGGTTTTATTTGGCGGTCCTTATCCTGACGACGGCGATTTATTATAACTTTCTGGCGGTTAATTATAACCCTTACCTGCGGGTTCTCGATGGACAGTATGTCTTTGCCAAGGTGGCCAGCTCCTTATGCAGTATCATCCTGCTTTTGACCGTGTTTTCCTTTATGTTTCATGCCAATAATTTCTTTTACAAGCTGCGTTACAAAGAAATTGGCACTTATATGCTGATGGGCATTCCGGGCAGTAAGATCGGGACGGTCTTTGCCCTGGAAAGCATTCTGCTCGGAGGCATGGCGGTCATCATCGGTCTGCCTCTCGGCCTGCTGTTTTCCAAGCTTTTTTTTATGCTGCTGGGCAAAGCGATGATTCTGAAAACCCAGATCCCGTTTTACATTCCGCCCAAGGCCATCGGCGCCCTGCTCTTGATCCTGGCCGTTATTATCCTTTTGATGGGCGTCAAGAATTACCTGATGGTCCGTCGAAGCAGGCTGATCGATATCCTGAACGCGGCCAGGAAAGAACAAAACCTGCCGAAGATCCGAGGGCTTCGCGGGATTGTCGGTGTGGTTTGTATCGCCGTGGCTTACTATTTGGCCTTGCATATCCTGGACTTGCCCTTTGGTTTGCAGTTGGACTTTTTCCAGACCACGCTGAGCATCCTGCTCCTGATCTGCGGCGGCACCTATTTATTCTTCGGCAGCTTTTTGGCCATCGTCCTCAATGCACTGATTAAGAAGAAAGAAGTCATTTATAAAAGGTCCAGGCTGGTCAGCTTCAGCAATACGCTGTTCCGGCTGGGTACGCATTACCGCAGCCTGTCCATGACGGCGATACTCTGTGCCGCCACGTTAGCGGCCTTCAGCGGGAGCCTGGCCCTGAAATATTTTGCCGATGTCAATACGGCTGTCGAAGCGCCTTACAGCATCACCTATTATGGACAGGACGAGGCCACAAACCAAAAGATCAAAGCCCTGATTCAAACGTCGCCGCATCGGGTTCTGGCTGAACAGGAGTCCCATTTCCTGACCGGCAAAGTGTCGTATCATAATGGCAAACGGGAGCTGACGGAAACGTGTCTCATTACCAGTCTCTCCGAGGTGAAAAAATCACTGATGATAACCCGGCCCAAGGATTATCAGCAAATCTTAAAGGGCATTGAACTCCGGGACAATGAAACGGTCAGTATCTTACACTCTAATCTGGTTTTTTCCGGTTTCAGCTACACCGGACAGGACTTCGTTATCCAGGACCGGCACTATAACTTGAAAAAAGAGGTCAAGATCCCGTTTGTCGGTGAGCTGGAGGGTATCGGCCATTATAATACCTATATCCTTACGGATCAGCAGTACGCGCAATTAAAAGAAAACAGCAAAGAAAAAGACACAGAGAAGACGCTGTACGGCATCAACATTACCGAGCCGGAGGACAGCCAATCCCTGGTGGAAAATATCGCCGCGGTGATGAAAAATCCCGGGGAAAATCTCAACAGCTATGCCGGGCAGTATCAATATAAGTACTATCTGATCGGGGCCTTTTATTTTATGGGTTTGGTGATGGCGGTTGTCTTCGCGATATCGACCTTCAGCACCCTGTATTTTAAGATTTTAAGCGACGCTATCCTGGATCGGGAACAGTATAAGATCCTGATGAAGATCGGCATGACCAAACAGGAAATCGCTAAAAGTATTTATACCCAGGTCGGGATTGCTTTTATCCTGCCGGTTGTCTTGGGAAGCCTGCATGGAATCATGGCCATTAAGGCCTTGGAAGGGTTTATTCATTATCAATTTACCGGCAGCATCTTAACGGGGGTCGGCGTTTTGCTCCTGGCGATGATGTGTTTCTATCTTTTCATGAGCAAGCGATATCGGGATATGGTGGTAAAGGGGTGGGAAAATCATGAAACAGCTTAA
- a CDS encoding ABC transporter ATP-binding protein, translated as MASIIEVKNLTKLYGGQGAVCRALHEVSFEIEAGTFVAVMGPSGSGKTTLLNIISTIDKPTQGGVIIDGRETSALKERELALFRRDVIGFVFQEFNLLDNMTIRDNIALPLTLNNVKAAEILGKVRELTTLFGIDSQLDKYPYQLSGGQKQRAAVCRALVNAPKILFADEPTGALDSKAASELLACFQNVRQQYGTTVVMVTHDASAASYCDRVMFLKDGMISGKLEANGKSDEFFKKILNMVALLGGERNERL; from the coding sequence ATGGCTTCGATCATTGAGGTAAAGAACCTGACTAAGCTTTATGGCGGGCAGGGCGCGGTTTGCCGGGCTTTGCACGAGGTTAGTTTTGAGATTGAGGCGGGGACGTTTGTGGCCGTGATGGGACCGTCCGGTTCCGGCAAGACGACCCTGCTGAATATTATTTCGACTATTGATAAGCCGACCCAAGGCGGGGTCATCATCGACGGCAGGGAAACAAGCGCCTTGAAGGAAAGGGAACTGGCCCTGTTTCGCCGGGATGTCATCGGCTTTGTTTTTCAGGAATTCAATTTGCTGGATAATATGACGATCCGGGATAATATTGCGCTGCCCTTAACCTTGAATAATGTCAAAGCGGCTGAAATCCTGGGCAAAGTCCGGGAGCTGACAACGCTGTTCGGCATCGACAGCCAGCTGGATAAATATCCGTATCAGCTTTCGGGCGGCCAGAAGCAACGAGCGGCCGTCTGCCGGGCGCTGGTCAACGCGCCCAAAATACTGTTTGCCGACGAGCCTACCGGCGCCCTGGATTCCAAAGCGGCCTCCGAACTGTTGGCCTGCTTTCAGAATGTCAGGCAGCAATACGGGACGACGGTGGTGATGGTCACGCATGACGCGTCTGCCGCCAGTTATTGCGACCGGGTCATGTTCTTAAAAGACGGCATGATTAGCGGCAAGCTGGAGGCCAATGGCAAGAGTGACGAGTTTTTCAAAAAGATTTTGAATATGGTAGCCTTGTTGGGAGGTGAAAGGAATGAACGCCTTTAA
- a CDS encoding sensor histidine kinase codes for MTMTAYIKEQWEWIASQAGIIILINLILLTSTPLAKTLGEIFYLDLLVISAAVAGYFFHFRRLNKAYAKIRQAMTEGRDMDWLCRESAESAGNNVPGISLSKELLAYQHNGFSRKENDYQQRMNDLNDYLTQTVHDLKVNLSVCEMVVKRLENEPQPETGTMSKLLYQIEQMKFRVNQTLFVARANHYSEDILSENMDLGQVVKEAISVNAEFMITKNISIQNNISPYRLISDKKWIQYIVAQILNNSSKYTAENGEIMISGQEDEQGYHLHLRDNGIGIPPEELGRVFDKGFTGSNGRSSTKSTGMGMYYAKKMANTLGIGLNVRSEQGVYTEFIVSFYKLSDYMQRQRS; via the coding sequence ATGACGATGACAGCATATATTAAGGAACAATGGGAATGGATAGCCAGTCAGGCGGGCATTATTATCCTGATCAACCTGATTTTATTGACAAGTACTCCTCTGGCCAAAACTCTGGGGGAGATTTTTTATCTAGATTTACTGGTGATTTCCGCAGCCGTTGCGGGCTATTTCTTTCATTTTCGGCGGCTGAATAAAGCCTATGCGAAGATCAGGCAAGCCATGACCGAAGGCCGGGATATGGACTGGCTTTGCCGTGAGTCGGCAGAATCAGCCGGAAATAATGTCCCGGGAATCAGTCTGAGCAAAGAATTACTGGCCTATCAACATAACGGCTTCAGCCGCAAAGAAAACGACTACCAACAGCGGATGAACGATTTAAATGATTATTTGACCCAAACCGTCCACGACTTGAAAGTGAACCTTTCCGTCTGTGAGATGGTTGTGAAAAGACTGGAAAATGAGCCGCAGCCGGAAACAGGGACCATGAGTAAGCTGCTGTATCAGATTGAACAGATGAAATTCCGCGTCAACCAGACCTTGTTTGTGGCCAGGGCTAATCATTACAGCGAGGATATCTTATCGGAAAATATGGACCTGGGACAGGTGGTGAAAGAGGCGATCAGCGTTAACGCCGAATTTATGATCACCAAGAATATCAGTATTCAGAACAACATCAGTCCGTATCGGTTGATCAGCGATAAAAAGTGGATTCAGTATATCGTTGCCCAAATCCTGAATAACAGCAGCAAGTACACGGCGGAAAACGGCGAAATCATGATCTCCGGTCAGGAAGACGAACAGGGATACCACCTCCATCTGAGAGATAACGGCATCGGCATTCCGCCGGAAGAGCTCGGCCGGGTCTTTGACAAAGGGTTTACCGGCAGCAACGGCCGCAGCAGTACCAAGTCCACCGGCATGGGCATGTACTACGCTAAAAAAATGGCCAATACCCTGGGCATCGGCCTGAACGTCCGGAGCGAGCAAGGGGTGTATACCGAATTTATTGTATCCTTTTATAAACTGTCCGATTACATGCAGCGTCAGCGCAGCTAA
- a CDS encoding response regulator transcription factor codes for MDQYRIYLVEDDKMLADEISRLLIKWGYDVRTAEMFDNLLDEFLSIQPQVVLMDVNIPSFDGFHWCKKIRDISAVPIIFISSRDSSMDVIMGMNNGGDDYLAKPFDNAVLVAKLQAVIRRTYEYSFQESHVLRCRGLTVHLEEATAAYADQKCELTKNELKILRLLLENQGKIITREALMRSLWDEEIYVNENTLTVNVNRVRLKLEELGLQSFITTKKGMGYAVL; via the coding sequence ATGGACCAATACCGGATCTATCTTGTTGAAGATGATAAAATGCTGGCCGATGAAATATCCCGGCTCTTAATAAAATGGGGTTATGATGTCCGGACAGCGGAAATGTTTGACAACCTTCTCGATGAGTTCCTGTCCATACAGCCGCAGGTTGTCTTAATGGATGTCAATATCCCAAGCTTTGACGGTTTTCATTGGTGTAAGAAAATCCGGGACATTTCGGCTGTGCCGATCATCTTCATTTCTTCCAGGGACAGCAGTATGGACGTCATCATGGGAATGAATAACGGCGGTGACGATTATCTGGCCAAGCCGTTCGACAATGCCGTCTTAGTGGCGAAGCTTCAGGCGGTTATCCGCAGAACCTATGAATATAGTTTCCAGGAATCCCATGTGCTGCGCTGCCGGGGACTGACTGTTCACCTGGAGGAAGCGACGGCGGCGTATGCGGATCAGAAATGCGAGCTGACCAAAAACGAACTGAAAATCCTAAGGCTTCTTCTGGAGAATCAAGGGAAAATAATCACCCGGGAAGCCTTGATGCGGAGCTTGTGGGACGAGGAGATCTATGTCAATGAGAATACCCTGACGGTTAATGTCAATCGGGTCAGGCTTAAATTGGAGGAATTGGGACTTCAGTCATTTATCACAACCAAAAAAGGAATGGGGTATGCGGTTTTATGA